One window of Sinorhizobium numidicum genomic DNA carries:
- a CDS encoding histidine phosphatase family protein has protein sequence MTTTFFLVRHAAHDNLGNFLAGRTSDVSLGSQGRDQAERLATRMARENIASIYASPRKRSEETAAAIAAASGIARVETTDALDEVDFGAWSGKTFEVLNADPLWGRWNSMRSLMRAPGGETMLDVQSRIMDLIATLAERAEDRKVVLVSHADVIKTAVCHILGLPTDAWQRFDIAPASISIVATGDWGAKVLTLNEIVP, from the coding sequence GTGACGACCACGTTCTTTCTGGTGCGTCACGCCGCTCATGACAATCTCGGCAATTTCCTCGCCGGTCGAACCAGCGATGTTTCGCTGGGGAGCCAAGGCCGCGATCAAGCCGAGCGCCTGGCGACGCGTATGGCGCGCGAGAATATCGCTTCGATTTACGCAAGCCCGCGCAAGCGCAGCGAGGAAACGGCGGCCGCTATCGCCGCCGCCTCCGGGATAGCTCGCGTAGAAACGACCGATGCTCTGGATGAGGTGGACTTCGGCGCCTGGTCCGGCAAGACTTTCGAGGTGCTCAATGCCGATCCGCTCTGGGGTCGATGGAACAGCATGCGCAGCCTGATGCGCGCTCCGGGCGGCGAAACTATGCTGGACGTACAGTCGCGCATAATGGATCTGATCGCAACGCTCGCAGAACGCGCCGAAGACAGAAAAGTCGTCCTTGTCAGCCACGCTGACGTCATCAAAACCGCCGTCTGCCACATCCTCGGACTGCCGACGGATGCATGGCAGCGCTTCGATATCGCGCCGGCCTCAATCTCGATCGTCGCGACGGGGGACTGGGGCGCCAAGGTTCTGACGCTGAATGAAATCGTACCTTGA
- a CDS encoding inositol-3-phosphate synthase yields MRSKSIRIGLVGIGNCASSLVQGLTFYRDASEDEPVPGLMHANLGGCRIRDIEVSAAFDVAASKVGRDVAEAIYAPLNNTYRFAEVAPTGVFVQRGRTLDGIGRYLREEIEESDEPAVDVSHILRQSETDVVVSYLPVGSEVATRWYAEQALAAGCGFINCIPVFIASDKSWQRKFTERRLPLIGDDIKSQVGATIVHRLLANLFRDRGVRIDRTYQLNFGGNTDFLNMLERERLESKKVSKTQSVISQMDVTLSPGDIHVGPSDHVPWLADRKFAYIRVEGTTFGSVPLNVELKLEVWDSPNSAGVVIDAVRCAKLAIDRDIGGPLIAPSSYFMKSPPRQFTDAEARRHLEDFIAGDTGALLGAAE; encoded by the coding sequence ATGCGATCGAAATCCATTCGTATCGGGCTGGTCGGGATCGGGAACTGCGCGTCTTCCCTCGTCCAGGGCCTGACTTTCTATCGAGATGCCAGCGAGGACGAGCCGGTTCCCGGGCTGATGCATGCGAATCTCGGCGGGTGTCGCATTCGCGACATCGAAGTTTCCGCGGCTTTCGACGTTGCCGCATCAAAGGTCGGCCGCGATGTAGCGGAAGCGATTTATGCCCCGCTGAACAATACCTATCGTTTCGCAGAGGTCGCTCCGACCGGCGTTTTCGTCCAGCGCGGCCGGACGCTCGACGGTATCGGACGATATCTCCGGGAGGAAATCGAAGAATCGGACGAACCCGCCGTCGACGTCTCGCATATCCTGCGGCAGAGCGAAACGGATGTTGTGGTCTCCTATCTGCCGGTCGGCTCTGAGGTGGCGACGCGCTGGTATGCGGAGCAGGCGCTTGCCGCCGGCTGCGGCTTTATCAACTGCATTCCGGTCTTCATTGCCTCGGACAAGTCGTGGCAAAGGAAATTCACCGAGCGTCGCCTGCCGCTGATTGGCGACGACATCAAGAGCCAGGTCGGCGCAACCATCGTCCATCGCCTGCTCGCCAATCTGTTTCGCGATCGCGGCGTGCGCATCGACAGGACCTACCAGCTCAATTTCGGCGGTAATACCGACTTCCTCAACATGCTGGAGCGCGAGCGGCTGGAATCGAAGAAGGTTTCCAAGACGCAGTCCGTCATCAGCCAGATGGACGTAACGCTTTCGCCCGGTGATATTCATGTCGGGCCGAGCGACCATGTGCCATGGCTTGCCGATCGCAAGTTCGCCTATATCCGCGTCGAAGGCACGACATTCGGCAGCGTGCCGCTCAACGTCGAACTCAAGCTCGAAGTCTGGGATTCGCCGAACTCCGCCGGCGTCGTCATCGACGCGGTTCGCTGCGCGAAGCTGGCGATCGACCGCGATATCGGCGGCCCGTTGATCGCGCCGTCGAGCTACTTCATGAAGTCTCCGCCCCGCCAATTCACTGACGCCGAAGCGCGCAGGCATCTGGAGGATTTCATCGCCGGCGACACGGGCGCTTTGTTGGGGGCGGCAGAGTGA